Part of the Fusarium musae strain F31 chromosome 3, whole genome shotgun sequence genome, GCCGTTTACTCTGGCTATCAAGGATAATATCGTAACCTCTGACTTCCCCACACAATGCGCCTCAACCATTCTTTATTCTCACTCCTCACCCTTTGAAGCTACTGTGGTTCATCAACTGCGCAAACGCGGAGCAACAGTGGTTGGGAAAACCAACATGGATGAATTCGGTATGGGTTCACATTCAACAAACTCAGTGAATGGCGCAGTGAGGAATCCCCTAGCCAAGGATGACGAAGTGTCAGCGGGCGGAAGCTCAGGTGGAAGCGCCGTTGCAGTACGACTAGGAGATGCCGATATCGCCATAGGAACAGATACAGGTGGTTCAATTCGACTGCCCGCGGCATACACTGGGACAGTTGGCTACAAGCCTAGTTATGGCATGATTTCTCGGTTTGGCGTAGTTCCATACGCAAACTCTCTGGATACAGTCGGCTTCCTGTCCAAGGATGTCAAGCCGATACATAACCTCATCTTCGAGACTGGCATGCACAACGAACAAGACTCTTCGGATCCAACATCGCTGCCCGCCGCATCTCGAAAACGATGTTCTTCAACAATATCATCCACTCTTCCCGAGCTATCAAGACTAAATATCGGCATTCCCCTTGAATACAACATTGACGAACTTGACCCCTCTATCCGCGCCGCTTGGGTCTCAGCTGCCTCTGCTCTCGAGGCTCAGGGCGCAACTCTAGTTCCAATCTCTCTACCTTCCACAAAAGAAGCCCTATGTGCTTACTATGTCCTCGCTCCCGCGGAAGCATCATCGAATCTCGCCAAGTACGACGGTGTTCGCTACGGAAAGCGCGGTGAAGGTAGTGATGCAGTGGGTGAGACTCTCTACTCTAATACCCGTGGTGAGGGCTTCGGTGAAGAGGTCAAGCGACGAATTCTCCTTGGCACATACAGCCTCAGTTCTGAGGCAATAGACAATTACTTCATACAAGCCCAAAAGGTTCGGCGGATGGTGCAGAAGGATTTTGATCGCGTATTCCGACTTGACAACCCCCTTTATGAGCCTGCGCAGTTTGACTTGAGTGATATGGCTGAGGCCACCGGAATGGAGGACAAGACTGGCCCTGTTCAAGTGGACTTCATCCTCTCTCCTACAGCTCCAACATTTCCTCCAAGACTTGAAGATCTCAAGCAGCAGAGCAGTGTAGACGTTTACATGAACGACGTTTTCACGGTTCCAGCAAGTTTGGCAGGTTTACCAGCTGTGAGTGTCCCAGCCAAGGTGGAGGGAAGTCAGTTTCCAGCAGGATTGCAGGTCATCGGACAATACTGGGACGATCAGAGGGTGCTTCAACTGGCAGAAAAGTTAAAATCCCTGGTGGCATGATTGTAGATATATATTACAAGCGATGATTTTTATGATATTATTGTACAATAGAACAATTTGACGACAGCAGTATCTTGGGTACAACTACATGGTCTGCTTGCTCCTCCATCAAACTTTCTGTTTTGCATTGAATGGGGATCATGGATGCGTATCCGGCTAGCTGTACGTTTGCCGCGGTCCAGTCTGACTGACCCAAGCGCCCTATACAACAAGTAGGTGACGAGTCCATAAGCATGCAAGAGCCCTAGCTCTGCCATTCTCGACTTTCGAATGTCACCCTGTCAGTTTAATATGATACGATCTCTTTCGTCCTGTGTCGTTGCTGCAGACATTCAACACCTGTAGATGCTGTCATATATGAAGCAATGTCCACGTATCGAGCTACGCATGGCGTATTGATGAACCAGGCAGAAGCTTTGTCATTCGCTCGCTGCAGCGGCACTATACATAATCTCTTAAAGTGGCGGGAGAGTAGAACCACTAGGCCTGGCTTTcggtgatggatgatggtgtttttcGGGTCAGCTCTTTCGGTTACTGTACGGAGACAGTCCATCTGATCAAGGTGATCGACTTCGGCTGTCACTTTGACTTCGATTTCGACTTCGACTGCGGCTTCGACTGTGacttctcatctcatcgcGATCAACTTCCATATCATCTCTATCAGAGATCTCTCCAGATTCTTCTCTTGTTCCATTTTCTTTCTCTgcttcgtcctcttcctcaagaagatcctcAAGGTCGCCCAGGGGACTGACCCTTGGCTCGAGAATTTCCAAATCTTCCAAAACTTCTCGCTTTGGCATCTTCCAAAGACTTGTACCGCACACTCGCTCCTTTGTCAAAAGCTCATCCACAAATTCGTCCATGAATGTCAACACCACGCCCGcccttcctcttcgtcgaaGTTTGCGCCTATCCTCGAGGAACGGCTCCAGCATCTGGTACACGTCCTTCGCTTGTCTTGTGAGTCGGAAGTAGAAGCACGCAAGCGCGCGCaggtatttaaaagcctCACCGCCATATTTCAGGTATTCCATAAGCACTGCATCGCTGGGCGACAGCTCCAGTAGCTTGAAGGCAAGGCACAGGAATGGACTGGGCTTTTGTGTGACACCGTACGTTCCACCAATGAAATTGACATGCTCAACGACGCGATCTACAATATCCGCTTCGTTGAGCGCAAAGCATTGCTCTTTGTAGAAGTATGAGTCGACGATGCGATCCTTAACGGCTTTTTCCATAATAGTCGCAGGGTTGAGGCCGTTTGGCGCGACCGATACGTTAGATCCACGCTCATCGAGGAAGCGACGCGCATCGGCGTGAACTGTGTCTTTGTTTCTGCTCATTGTGTGGTCGTGGTTTAGAAAGTTGTCGATTGTCGAGGTTGGATATGGTGGGGACTGTATgaaagcttggtgttggaaaTAGTGAAGCTTGGGTCCGATAAGCTGATAAGGATGTTGCTGTGTCAACGATGTCAACACTGCACTTACACAGCGGTCAAGGATGACGACAACCAACTCACAACTACCTGAAAGGTACGCAAAATTGTGAAAATTCAGCATTTACAGTCCGGCGTTGCTGCAGTTTAGCAATTCCGTCAAAATGGCCAGATTGCTTCTTTCATCCGGTCAAGTGCAGGTCATCGCATCGGGCTTCGTCGGTAAGACACattctcaacctctccaCCGCTATCCACATTCCAAGTCATGTCATGCTAATAGAACGTTCTACTGCAGTGGTTATTTGTACCTTTGCGCTCTTTATCAGTGGCTACATAATCCAGCAAAGAACGCTCACTCAACTCCGCTCAGCGATCAAACCACGACAGGAGACACGCCCGTCGCCAAAAGTCTATCTCCCCGAGAAGTTTCAAGTACGGAcgaaggagctggaggatgGTCAGGTTATCGACATAGACACAGAAGCGGACATTGAAGTTCGAAGGCAGCGGCTATTAgttgagatcaaggagacGAAACCCAATGTCGATGTTGAGGGCAATGCCGCTCTGGAGAGAAATATTGAGATTATAAAACAGCTACAGGCCAAAGTCGTGGACAAGATGTCAACACCTGAAGGACACGTCGAGGCACCAGTCAAGAACCACAAGCCTGTAAGCAAAgcaaagaggaggaagatgatcaaGCAAGAGCTTCAAAAGTCAGCCCAGGCTGAAGATGGGCTTTACTATCAACGCAGGATGTGGTGAGTTTTTTTGCTACAATGCACGGTTTGATTTGAATGCGTATATGGTAATGAGAATGGGATGTGTAAATGCATGGGTTTTCAAAATCAGAATGAACAGTTTGGCTCGTATGATGGACAATAGCTAGTTATGAATTGGATAGAAGTCGATTACAATCACTACCCTAAGATTCAAGCACCTATGTTATAATGGCAGTTCCCGAAAATAGATTGGGAGGGTCCCAACGACTCTTTGAGAGTGAGGTCTTCGCTAACGTTTCTATAGcaaattaagtagtaatcGTATGGGACAGCTGGAGCAGTAAACGTCGGATATCTCGATGCATAAGAAGCTGTCCTTAACATCAGCAGGAGACAATACCGCTCACGAAGGTCACGATATCAACATGACTTCTAGTGTCGAGAAAAATGGTGAACTCAATCAAATTCTCTTCTGTCTTGTATTTTATTGTTTCAAATCCCTTCCTGAAGCCATCATATATAGTAGAAGACCGTTAAGGGGCAGTATCACCACATACACAAAGGTTGGCAACGATTTACTCACAAGGTTTATACCAGACGAGATGAGAGGAGAAAAGGGGCCTCCATCGCAGTGATCTCCCTCGATGGGATTTGCTCCAGTACCAGTTGCCAGTATGCATCCTAAAAAGGCATGGCAATCGAGTGTCTTACAGGGAGTTAGATGTACCGAACGTTTGAACCTTGCTCTTATATGATCCCAGAGCCTTGCCATAACATTGAAATACCTCCGGTGGACAATTCGATACTTACTAGATACATTGATGTTAGAATCAACTCCAGAACCTTCAGTGTATTGCCGAAAAGGTATTCCATTATTCAACGTAACGCCATCGTGATGGGAAATGGTGGTCGAGAACGAAGGCCAAAGCGTTACTTCAGCTCTATTCTGTGGTACAGCGCATCCAAATTCCGTTCTTGTCCATGAATCCACATTCGTGTCAACAGAAAAGATACTTGATGGTACATTTGCTGAGTACATCGGTCACAGGGCCAAGAATTCTCCGTTATCATGACA contains:
- a CDS encoding hypothetical protein (EggNog:ENOG41) encodes the protein MSRNKDTVHADARRFLDERGSNVSVAPNGLNPATIMEKAVKDRIVDSYFYKEQCFALNEADIVDRVVEHVNFIGGTYGVTQKPSPFLCLAFKLLELSPSDAVLMEYLKYGGEAFKYLRALACFYFRLTRQAKDVYQMLEPFLEDRRKLRRRGRAGVVLTFMDEFVDELLTKERVCGTSLWKMPKREVLEDLEILEPRVSPLGDLEDLLEEEDEAEKENGTREESGEISDRDDMEVDRDEMRSHSRSRSRSRNRSQSDSRSRSP
- a CDS encoding hypothetical protein (BUSCO:EOG09262UAS~EggNog:ENOG41), which encodes MSVPRLRQLAYKSASSHINNYNHFVGRTKLASTDPNADFLPFMCKEVKPFTLAIKDNIVTSDFPTQCASTILYSHSSPFEATVVHQLRKRGATVVGKTNMDEFGMGSHSTNSVNGAVRNPLAKDDEVSAGGSSGGSAVAVRLGDADIAIGTDTGGSIRLPAAYTGTVGYKPSYGMISRFGVVPYANSLDTVGFLSKDVKPIHNLIFETGMHNEQDSSDPTSLPAASRKRCSSTISSTLPELSRLNIGIPLEYNIDELDPSIRAAWVSAASALEAQGATLVPISLPSTKEALCAYYVLAPAEASSNLAKYDGVRYGKRGEGSDAVGETLYSNTRGEGFGEEVKRRILLGTYSLSSEAIDNYFIQAQKVRRMVQKDFDRVFRLDNPLYEPAQFDLSDMAEATGMEDKTGPVQVDFILSPTAPTFPPRLEDLKQQSSVDVYMNDVFTVPASLAGLPAVSVPAKVEGSQFPAGLQVIGQYWDDQRVLQLAEKLKSLVA